One window of Papaver somniferum cultivar HN1 chromosome 9, ASM357369v1, whole genome shotgun sequence genomic DNA carries:
- the LOC113313179 gene encoding mitogen-activated protein kinase homolog NTF6-like, protein MEEEFAATSISDPKSVQVKGVKTHGGKYIQYNLLGNLFEVSAKYIPPIQPLGRGAYGIVCCAKNSETNEEVAIKKIGNAFDNRIDAKRTLREIKLLCHMDHENVVKIKDIIRPPTRDIFDDVYIVYELMDTDLHQIIRSTQALTEDHCQYFLYQLLRGLKYIHSANVLHRDLKPSNLLLNSNCDLKICDFGLARTTSETDFMTEYVVTRWYRAPELLLNCSEYTSAIDIWSVGCILMEFIKREPIFPGKDYVQQLKLITELLGSPEESDLGFIKSDNAKKYVKQLQQVPKQSFSQKFPNMSSVAIDLVEKMLVFDPSKRITVDEALNHPYLLSLHEINEEPICPSSFVFDFEQSNLSEEDIKQLIWEESLKFNPDDTI, encoded by the exons atggaGGAAGAATTTGCAGCTACGAGTATATCTGATCCTAAATCAGTACAAGTGAAGGGGGTAAAAACTCATGGAGGTAAATACATTCAGTATAATCTTTTGGGTAACTTGTTTGAAGTCTCAGCTAAATACATCCCACCAATCCAACCACTTGGTCGAGGTGCTTATGGAATCGTTTG CTGCGCGAAAAATTCTGAGACAAATGAAGAGGTTGCAATAAAGAAGATTGGAAATGCATTTGATAATAGGATTGATGCAAAGAGGACACTTCGGGAGATCAAACTTCTTTGCCATATGGATCATGAAAAT GTTGTCAAGATTAAGGATATCATACGCCCACCAACACGTGACATTTTTGATGATGTTTACATTGTATATGAGTTGATGGATACAGATCTGCATCAAATAATACGCTCTACACAGGCACTGACTGAAGATCATTGTCAG TATTTCCTGTACCAGTTACTACGAGGGCTGAAATATATACATTCTGCAAATGTTTTGCACCGAGATCTTAAACCAAGCAACTTGCTTCTCAATTCAAACTGTGACTTGAAGATTTGTGACTTTGGGCTTGCAAGAACCACTTCAGAGACAGATTTCATGACGGAGTATGTAGTAACACGTTGGTACCGAGCTCCAGAGTTGCTTCTTAACTGTTCTGAATATACCAGTGCAATTGATATCTGGTCTGTTGGTTGCATTCTCATGGAGTTCATCAAGAGAGAGCCCATTTTCCCAGGAAAAGATTATGTTCAACAGTTGAAACTTATCACTGAG CTATTAGGATCACCAGAAGAGTCAGACCTTGGCTTCATAAAGAGCGATAATGCTAAGAAGTATGTTAAACAGCTCCAACAAGTCCCAAAGCAATCATTTTCTCAAAAATTTCCAAATATGTCATCAGTAGCCATCGATCTTGTGGAGAAGATGCTAGTATTTGATCCATCCAAACGCATAACAG TTGACGAAGCGTTGAATCACCCGTATTTGTTGAGCCTCCATGAGATCAACGAGGAACCCATTTGTCCATCTTCCTTTGTATTCGATTTTGAACAGTCAAACTTGAGTGAAGAAGATATTAAACAGCTTATATGGGAGGAGTCTCTTAAGTTCAATCCAGACGACACGATCTAA